The Rana temporaria chromosome 4, aRanTem1.1, whole genome shotgun sequence genome contains a region encoding:
- the LOC120935666 gene encoding serine/threonine-protein kinase BUR1-like: MPYLAKDILYPGRDSPYPARYIPFAARDIFYPARDSPYPARDSTYPAGDSQYPARDSPYPARDIPYPARDIPPYPARDSPHPARDSPYPARDNPYTARDIPYLARDIPYLARDSPYPERDSPYPARDSPYPAGDSPYLARDSPPARDSPYSARDSPYPARNMPYPERDIPPYPARDIPYPARDIPYPAKRHLGSPHIQAALIDSPCPATLNN; the protein is encoded by the coding sequence ATGCCATATCTAGCAAAAGACATCCTTTATCCAGGAAGAGACAGTCCATATCCAGCAAGATACATCCCTTTTGCAGCAAGAGACATCTTTTATCCAGCAAGAGACAGCCCATATCCTGCAAGAGACAGCACATATCCAGCAGGAGACAGCCAATATCCTGCAAGAGACAGCCCATATCCAGCAAGAGACATCCCTTATCCAGCAAGAGACATCCCTCCATATCCTGCAAGAGACAGTCCACATCCAGCAAGAGACAGCCCATATCCAGCAAGAGACAACCCTTATACAGCAAGAGACATCCCTTATCTAGCAAGAGACATTCCTTATCTAGCAAGAGACAGCCCATATCCAGAAAGAGACAGCCCATATCCTGCAAGAGACAGCCCATATCCTGCAGGAGACAGCCCATATCTAGCAAGAGACAGCCCTCCAGCAAGAGACAGCCCATATTCTGCAAGAGACAGCCCATATCCAGCAAGAAACATGCCATATCCAGAAAGAGACATCCCTCCATATCCAGCAAGAGACATCCCATATCCTGCAAGAGACATCccatatccagcaaagagacatctagGTAGCCCACATATCCAAGCAGCGTTAATAGACAGCCCCTGTCCAGCAACACTCAATAACTAA